The following proteins come from a genomic window of Bactrocera tryoni isolate S06 chromosome 1, CSIRO_BtryS06_freeze2, whole genome shotgun sequence:
- the LOC120782324 gene encoding DNA cross-link repair protein PSO2/SNM1, with the protein MTHNAVVDLIDGSSQSSVDDERKVECKVESTIITPQNRPQRKVTKKAATTIGKRALQPIEETKVDITQVTVIPDNIKTTTKKRTTKFKDPPASQLRIDSYFKSCSKSYKIETPSVKEEKLFLTAPGIKITKTSQKVRTVRNKKIKGRKRLFIEEDDSSSTTVSTPSGFSGMMSTSETTDPKRSTTAISTSKKIDASKTADTSKRTAIKRSSSTNASRSSTKPTKRKTKPYSYEELIDLCSDDDLAACSVTKKAFVASGERNKSADKEMFADTCEIPRLVGDCIKNDMPFAAMVSIPIQEICDKNTTTNLKEDVVYHRDSHSSTCSTSKTLLQTKVNTPHQKCTDCNLDIKTEENGRLINTDQTSSKSLVEISIVASEQIEVKQEPEELVASTSLSNQTKEINNLKLTNKKACSNTIIIDEKNDLQISHTETPSTSKSKRVRKFRVCPPYKKVAGTTFAVDAFQYGQISGITHYFLTHFHADHYQGLTRKFEMPLYVSPITANLVRALISVENKYINEIELNKPVMINDVEVTAIDANHCPGAVMFIFKLSTGRCILHTGDFRASPDMESEPTFWNNDIDTIYLDTTYIAHKHNFASQYESIDRAKRIIREFHEKRPTTRVLYVCGSYVIGKERFWTNIAQEFNLKVWTEKNRLKALQSMDLDEVRDLLSDDPNKAEMHVISIAKVSYQSLVDYFRPFKQQYDAMLAFRPSGWEKNSKPQLRGEINIVGIEYSEHSSHAELERFVTYLKPREVISTVPVRQGNPCITPKIPEKWYKYDNLKKRQRNFQPSITSFLKMRPRQLVQNAATKRTTNCLTPTKSPDYYMPNEISQLSVRAMATCIEVQRDNKYQATSQKVPAVVTLFPESEALEDWMF; encoded by the exons ATGACGCATAACGCGGTTGTAGACTTAATAGATGGCAGTTCCCAAAGTTCTGTTGACGATGAAAGAAAAGTTGAGTGCAAGGTTGAAAGCACGATAATTACACCACAAAATCGTCCCCAACGAAAAGTAACTAAGAAGGCTGCAACAACAATTGGTAAAAGAGCATTGCAGCCCATAGAAGAAACAAAAGTGGACATCACTCAAGTAACAGTTATTCCCGATAATATAAAAACTACAACGAAGAAAAGGACTACAAAATTCAAAGACCCACCTGCAAGTCAATTGCGTATTGATAGTTATTTCAagagttgctctaaatcatacAAAATTGAAACTCCTTCAGTAAAGGAGGAGAAGTTGTTTTTAACGGCGCCTGGAATCAAAATAACTAAAACTTCCCAAAAAGTTCGTACAGTcagaaataagaaaattaaaggTCGAAAACGTTTATTCATAGAGGAAGACGATAGCAGCTCAACAACGGTTTCAACACCCAGTGGCTTCTCAGGTatgatgtcaacttcagaaacaACCGATCCCAAACGCTCTACCACTGCGATTAGTACTTCCAAGAAAATCGATGCTTCAAAAACAGCCGATACTTCAAAAAGAACTGCTATCAAACGCTCTTCTTCTACGAATGCCAGTCGTAGCTCTACCAAACCgaccaaaagaaaaacaaagcctTATTCATATGAGGAATTAATAGATTTATGTTCTGATGACGACTTAGCTGCTTGCTCAGTTACTAAGAAAGCATTTGTGGCATCCGGTGAACGAAATAAGTCTGCTGATAAGGAAATGTTTGCCGATACATGTGAGATTCCTCGTTTAGTTGGTGATTGTATTAAAAACGACATGCCCTTTGCAGCAATGGTGTCTATACCAATACAGGAAATATGCGATAAAAACACCACAACGAATTTGAAAGAGGATGTAGTTTACCACAGAGATTCGCATTCGTCAACTTGTTCGACTAGTAAGACATTGTTGcaaacaaaagtaaatacaCCACATCAAAAGTGTACTGACTGCAATTTGGATATAAAAACAGAAGAAAATGGGAGACTCATTAACACAGACCAGACGTCTTCAAAGTCGTTAGTAGAAATTAGTATAGTTGCATCTGAACAAATAGAAGTTAAGCAAGAACCAGAAGAACTTGTTGCTTCGACATCCTTATCAAACCaaactaaagaaataaataatttaaagttaacTAATAAGAAAGCTTGTTCAAACACTATTATAATTGACGAAAAAAATGATTTACAAATATCGCATACTGAGACACCTTCCACTAGTAAAAGCAAACGAGTTCGGAAATTCCGCGTTTGTCCGCCCTATAAAAAAGTAGCTGGTACTACTTTTGCGGTTGATGCTTTCCAGTATGGACAGATTAGTGGCATTACACACTATTTCCTTACACATTTTCATGCGGACCACTATCAAGGTTTGACGCGCAAATTCGAAATGCCATTGTATGTGAGCCCAATAACTG CGAATTTGGTGCGCGCGTTGATATCAGTggaaaataagtatataaacgAAATAGAACTGAACAAACCTGTGATGATAAATGATGTTGAAGTCACTGCAATCGATGCAAATCA ctgTCCAGGTGctgttatgtttatatttaaattgtcCACCGGCCGATGTATTTTACATACTGGCGACTTTCGTGCCTCGCCTGACATGGAGTCCGAGCCGACGTTCTGGAATAATGACATTGATACAATATATCTGGACACCACATATATAGCGCATAAACACAATTTTGCTTCACAGTATGAAAGTATCGATCGCGCTAAGAGAATAATAAGAGAATTCCACGAAAAGCGTCCAACAACACGTGTTTTGTATGTTTGCGGCTCATATGTGATTGGAAAAGAGCGTTTTTGGACTAATATAGCGCAAGAGTTTAATTTGAAAGTATGGACAGAGAAGAATCGTTTGAAAGCTTTGCAATCAATGGATTTAGATGAAGTGCGTGATTTGCTGTCTGATGATCCAAATAAAGCAGAAATGCATgtgatatcgattgccaaagTCAGCTATCAG tcgCTGGTCGATTACTTTCGACCATTTAAACAGCAATACGATGCTATGCTGGCATTTCGACCATCCGGCTGGGAGAAGAATAGCAAACCACAACTGCGTGGTGAAATAAATATCGTAGGCATTGAGTACTCTGAACACTCGAGTCATGCGGAGTTGGAACGATTTGTAACATATCTAAAGCCCCGTGAGGTGATCAGTACTGTGCCCGTGCGACAGGGTAATCCATGCATTACACCGAAGATACCAGAGAAGTGGTACAAATATGATAACCTTAAAAAGAGGCAACGCAATTTCCAGCCCTCGATCACCAGTTTTTTGAAAATGCGTCCACGTCAGCTAGTACAAAACGCCGCTACCAAACGCACCACGAACTGTCTAACACCTACGAAATCGCCAGATTATTATATGCCCAATGAAATATCGCAACTGAGTGTACGTGCCATGGCCACATGCATAGAGGTGCAACGAGATAACAAGTACCAGGCGACTTCTCAGAAAGTACCGGCGGTAGTAACTCTATTTCCTGAGTCAGAAGCTTTAGAAGATTGGATGTTCTAG